From the Lathyrus oleraceus cultivar Zhongwan6 chromosome 4, CAAS_Psat_ZW6_1.0, whole genome shotgun sequence genome, one window contains:
- the LOC127074753 gene encoding GDSL esterase/lipase At5g55050 — MTSFNGKTNSIITNNYASVFFFLLYTMSMLDINVANEIVPTLYIFGDSTFDVGTNNYLNSKTKANSPYYGIDFHNSFPTGRYSNGLNIADQIARRLGYKKSPPSFLDLENLQYSFKHNIMLGVNFASGGSGILRYTGYKKWGEVICLEKQVQQFALVSGNITKILGPTKAASFVSKALFLISIGSSDIFDYDRNESGVFHLGKEENLALLQLNYYTYIRKLYELGARKFGILSVPPIGCYPAVTSINGGNCVKPLNDFAVAFYKATQTLLQKLSLEFEEFEYSLGNTYAMFKAMLKDPLAFGLNDTKSACCGIGKLNGEGPCLKTLKQNHCGFGMLNEDGLLLKSLNDKLWGIRKFYKEEPCLKTLNTSLCVNHDDHLFWDWLHITERASEVIAKMVFEGGAEFVFPKNLSHLVS; from the exons ATGACTTCATTCAATGGCAAAACTAATTCTATTATCACAAATAATTATGCTTCTGTATTTTTCTTTCTTCTCTACACTATGTCCATGCTTGACATCAACGTAGCGAATGAGATTGTGCCAACATTGTACATATTTGGTGATTCAACTTTTGATGTTGGAACCAACAATTATCTTAACTCTAAAACAAAAGCAAACAGCCCTTATTATGGGATTGATTTCCATAACTCATTTCCCACCGGAAGATATAGCAACGGTCTCAACATTGCTGACCAAATTG CTAGACGATTGGGTTATAAGAAAAGTCCACCATCATTTTTGGATTTGGAGAACCTTCAATACAGTTTCAAACACAACATTATGTTAGGTGTGAATTTCGCATCAGGTGGATCTGGAATTCTTAGATATACAGGCTACAAAAAATGG GGAGAAGTGATTTGCCTTGAAAAGCAGGTGCAACAATTTGCACTAGTCAGTGGAAATATCACTAAGATATTAGGGCCAACAAAGGCAGCTAGTTTTGTTTCAAAGGCTTTGTTTCTCATTAGCATCGGTAGCAGCGACATCTTCGATTATGATCGAAACGAAAGTGGAGTATTTCATTTAGGCAAGGAAGAAAATTTAGCTCTTCTACAACTAAACTACTACACTTATATAAGG AAACTGTATGAGTTAGGGGCTAGAAAATTTGGCATCTTAAGTGTTCCACCTATAGGGTGTTATCCTGCAGTAACTTCTATCAATGGAGGGAATTGTGTGAAGCCATTGAATGATTTTGCTGTTGCATTCTATAAAGCAACTCAAACTCTTCTGCAAAAGTTAAGCTTGGAGTTCGAAGAATTCGAGTATTCACTTGGGAACACTTATGCAATGTTCAAAGCCATGTTAAAAGATCCATTGGCCTTTG GGTTGAATGATACAAAATCAGCATGTTGTGGAATTGGAAAGTTGAATGGAGAGGGTCCATGTTTGAAAACCTTGAAACAAAATCATTGTGGATTTGGAATGTTGAATGAAGATGGTTTGTTATTGAAATCCTTGAATGACAAACTTTGGGGAATAAGAAAGTTCTATAAAGAGGAACCTTGCTTAAAAACTTTGAATACTAGTCTTTGTGTGAATCATGATGATCACTTATTTTGGGATTGGTTGCATATCACTGAGAGAGCTTCAGAGGTGATAGCTAAAATGGTATTTGAGGGAGGGGCTGAGTTTGTATTTCCAAAGAATTTAAGTCACTTGGTTTCTTGA